One stretch of Vulpes lagopus strain Blue_001 chromosome 12, ASM1834538v1, whole genome shotgun sequence DNA includes these proteins:
- the P3H4 gene encoding endoplasmic reticulum protein SC65, which produces MGRAAWGLLWLLLGSAAAQYEKYSFRGFPPEDLMPLAAAYGHALEQYEGESWRESARYLEAALRLHRLLRDSEAFCHANCSGPAPPAASPSGPAPGPDGGRGEEWARELQLFGHVLERAACLRRCKRTLPAFQVPYPPRQLLRDFQSRLPYQYLHYALFKANRLEKAAAAAYTFLQRNPKHELTAKYLSYYRGLLDAAEEPLTDLEAQPYEAVFLRAVKLYNSGDFRGSTEDMERALAEYLAVFARCLAGCEGAHEQVDFKDFYPAIADLFAESLQCKVDCEANLTPNVGGFFVEKFVATMYHYLQFAYYKLNDVRQAARSAASYMLFDPEDSVMQQNLVYYRFHRARWGLEEEDFQPREEAMLYHNQTAELRELLEFAHMYLQSDDEMELEETVSPGEPKDPPSDAEFEGEGDYEEGIYADWWQEPDAKGDEAEAELEPDLA; this is translated from the exons ATGGGGCGGGCGGCGTGGGggctgctgtggctgctgctgggcAGCGCCGCGGCGCAGTACGAAAAGTACAGCTTCCGGGGCTTCCCGCCCGAGGACCTGATGCCTCTGGCCGCGGCCTACGGACACGCGCTCGAGCAGTACGAGGGCGAGAGCTGGCGGGAGAGCGCGCGCTACCTCGAGGCGGCGCTGCGGCTGCACCGGCTGCTGCGGGACAGCGAGGCCTTCTGCCACGCCAACTGCAgcggccccgcgccgcccgcggcCTCGCCCTCGgggcccgcgcccggccccgaCGGCGGCCGCGGCGAGGAGTGGGCCCGCGAGCTGCAGCTCTTCGGACACGTCCTGGAGCGCGCCGCCTGCCTGCGCCGCTGCAAGCGGACGCTGCCCGCCTTCCAGGTGCCCTACCCGCCGCGGCAGCTGCTGCGCGACTTCCAGAGCCGCCTGCCCTACCAGTACCTGCACTACGCGCTGTTCAAG GCTAACCGGCTGGAGAAGGCGGCAGCCGCGGCCTACACCTTCCTGCAGAGGAACCCGAAGCACGAGCTAACCGCCAAATATCTCAGCTACTACCGGGGGCTGCTCGACGCGGCCGAGGAGCCCCTCACCGACCTGGAGGCGCAACCCTACGag GCCGTGTTCCTCAGGGCTGTGAAGCTTTACAACAGCGGAGACTTCCGCGGCAGCACCGAGGACATGGAGCGGGCCCTGGCCGAGTACCTGGCCGTCTTTGCCCGATGTCTGGCCGGCTGCGAGGGGGCCCACGAGCAGGTGGACTTCAAGGACTTCTATCCAGCCATAGCAG ATCTCTTTGCAGAGTCCCTGCAATGCAAAGTGGACTGTGAGGCCAACCTGACACCTAACGTGGGCGGCTTTTTTGTGGAGAAGTTTGTGGCCACCATGTATCACTACCTGCAGTTTGCCTACTACAAGT TGAACGATGTGCGTCAGGCTGCCCGCAGCGCCGCCAGCTACATGCTCTTCGACCCTGAGGACAGTGTCATGCAGCAGAACCTGGTGTATTACCGCTTCCACCGGGCTCGCTggggcctggaggaggaggactTCCAGCCCCGGGAG GAGGCCATGCTCTACCACAACCAGACCGCTGAGCTTCGGGAGCTGCTGGAGTTTGCACACATGTACTTGCAGTCAGATGATGAG ATGGAGCTGGAAGAGACAGTGTCGCCCGGAGAGCCCAAAGATCCGCCATCGGATGCTGAGTTCGAGGGCGAGGGGGACTATGAGGAGGGCATCTATGCTGACTGGTGGCAGGAGCCAGATGCCAAGGGCGACGAGGCAGAGGCCG AGCTGGAGCCTGACCTAGCATGA
- the FKBP10 gene encoding peptidyl-prolyl cis-trans isomerase FKBP10, which translates to MGVSSYFSAFPKLPPWPGPWTQSPGREGNLEFFLALSCNSNTQPRPLLRFHPRLPPPVPPAQTPQPPFHVDQPGRGWGRGQEGGEPAPGGGGEGGWRRRLPRSPSLLAVRAPGTMFRAGFPSHTFLRLPRLQLLLLLVQAVGRGLGLASPTGGPLEDVVIERYHIPRTCPREVQMGDFVRYHYNGTFEDGKKFDSSYDRSTLVAIVVGVGRLITGMDRGLMGMCVNERRRLIVPPHLGYGSIGVAGLIPPDATLYFDVVLLDVWNKADTVQVSTLYHPAHCPRMVQDSDFVRYHYNGTLLDGTAFDTSYSRGGTYDTYVGSGWLIKGMDQGLLGMCPGERRKIIIPPFLAYGEKGYGTVIPPQASLVFHVLLIDVHNPKDTIQLETLELPPGCVRRAVAGDFMRYHYNGSLMDGTLFDSSYSRNHTYNTYVGQGYIIPGMDQGLQGACMGERRRITIPPHLAYGENGTGDKIPGSAVLIFDVHIIDFHNPGDPVEIKILSPPPETCNETAKPGDFVRYHYNCSLLDGTKLFSSHDYGDPQEATLGANKVIEGLDTGLQGMCVGERRQLVVPPHLAHGESGARGVPGSAVLLFEVELVSREEGLPTGYLFVWHEDPPINLFEGLDLNKDGEVPLEEFSAFIKAQVSEGKGRLMPGQDPEKTIADMFQNQDRNQDGKITMEELKLKSDEDQERVHEEL; encoded by the exons atgggaGTCAGCTCCTACTTCTCGGCTTTCCCGAAGCTCCCTCCCTGGCCGGGCCCCTGGACGCAGAGCCCCGGGAGGGAGGGGAACCTGGAGTTCTTTCTCGCGCTTTCCTGTAACTCCAACACTCAGCCTCGCCCCCTCCTCCGATTCCACCCCCGGCTCCCGCCCCCCGTCCCGCCAGCTCAGACTCCCCAGCCCCCATTCCACGTGGACCAgccagggcgggggtggggacgAGGACAGGAAGGGGGGGAGCCTGCTCCCGGAGGAGGGGGGGAAGGAGGCTGGCGGCGGCGACTCCCTCGCTCGCCCTCACTGCTGGCCGTCCGCGCTCCAGGCACCATGTTCCGCGCGGGGTTCCCCAGCCACACCTTCCTCCGGCTCCCCCGGCTGCAGTTGCTGCTGTTGCTGGTACAGgccgtggggagggggctgggccttGCTAGCCCGACCGGGGGCCCCCTGGAAGATGTAGTCATCGAGAGGTACCACATCCCCAGGACCTGTCCCCGGGAAGTGCAGATGGGGGATTTTGTGCGCTACCACTACAACGGCACTTTCGAGGATGGCAAGAAGTTTGACTCGAG ctatGACCGAAGCACCTTAGTGGCTATCGTGGTGGGCGTGGGGCGCCTCATCACCGGCATGGACCGAGGCCTCATGGGCATGTGTGTCAACGAGCGGCGACGCCTCATTGTGCCTCCCCACCTGGGCTATGGCAGCATCGGTGTGG CGGGGCTCATTCCCCCGGATGCCACCCTCTACTTTGATGTGGTCCTGCTGGATGTGTGGAACAAGGCAGACACCGTGCAGGTGAGCACCTTGTACCACCCAGCCCACTGCCCCCGCATGGTCCAGGACAGCGACTTTGTCCGCTACCACTACAATGGCACACTGCTGGATGGCACCGCCTTTGACACCAG CTACAGTAGGGGCGGCACTTATGACACCTACGTTGGCTCTGGATGGCTGATCAAGGGCATGGATCAGGGGCTGCTGGGCATGTGtcctggagagagaaggaagatcATCATCCCTCCATTCCTGGCCTATGGCGAGAAAGGCTATG GGACTGTGATCCCCCCTCAGGCCTCCCTGGTCTTCCACGTGCTACTGATTGACGTCCACAACCCGAAGGACACCATCCAGCTAGAGACGCTGGAACTACCTCCTGGCTGCGTCCGGAGAGCAGTGGCTGGAGACTTCATGCGTTACCACTACAACGGCTCACTGATGGACGGCACCCTCTTTGATTCCAG CTACTCCCGCAACCACACCTACAACACCTATGTGGGGCAGGGTTACATCATCCCCGGGATGGACCAGGGGCTGCAGGGCGCCTGCATGGGGGAGCGCCGGAGGATCACCATCCCCCCACACCTGGCCTACGGGGAGAACGGGACAG GAGACAAGATCCCCGGCTCTGCTGTGCTGATCTTCGATGTCCACATCATTGACTTCCACAACCCTGGGGATCCCGTGGAGATCAAGATACTGTCCCCACCCCCGGAGACCTGCAATGAGACAGCCAAGCCTGGGGACTTTGTTCGCTACCACTACAACTGCTCGCTCCTGGATGGCACAAAGCTCTTCTCCTC CCATGACTATGGGGACCCCCAGGAGGCCACACTGGGGGCCAACAAGGTGATCGAAGGCCTGGACACAGGCCTGCAGGGCATGTGTGTGGGAGAGAGGCGGCAGCTCGTGGTACCCCCACACCTGGCGCACGGAGAGAGTGGAG CCCGGGGTGTCCCTGGCAGTGCAGTGCTGCTGTTTGAGGTGGAGCTGGTGTCCCGGGAGGAGGGGCTGCCTACAGGCTACTTGTTCGTGTGGCATGAGGACCCTCCTATCAACCTGTTCGAAGGCCTGGACCTCAACAAGGACGGCGAGGTCCCcctggaggag TTCTCCGCCTTCATCAAGGCTCAAGTCAGCGAGGGCAAAGGACGCCTCATGCCTGGGCAGGACCCAGAGAAAACCATAGCAGACATGTTCCAGAATCAGGACCGCAACCAGGATGGCAAGATCACCATGGAGGAGCTCAAACTGAAGTCGGACGAAGACCAGGAGCGGGTCCATGAGGAGCTCTGA
- the NT5C3B gene encoding 7-methylguanosine phosphate-specific 5'-nucleotidase, which yields MAEEVSTLMKATVLMRQPGRVQEIVGALRRGGGDRLQIISDFDMTLSRFAYNGKRCPSSYNILDNSKIISEECRNELKALLHHYYPIEIDPHRTIKEKLPHMVEWWTKAHDLLCQQKIQKFQIAQVVKESNAMLREGYKTFFNTLYQNNIPLFIFSAGIGDILEEIIRQMKVFHPNIHIVSNYMDFDEDGFLRGFKGQLIHTYNKNSSVCENSGYFQQLQGKTNILLLGDSMGDLTMADGVPGVENILKIGFLNDKVEERRERYMDSYDIVLEKDETLDVVNGLLQHILHQGDWIEMQGS from the exons ATGGCGGAGGAG GTGAGCACCCTGATGAAGGCCACAGTCCTGATGCGGCAGCCCGGGCGGGTGCAGGAGATCGTGGGCGCCCTCCGCAGGGGCGGGGGAGACCGCTTGCAG atcatttctgattttgacaTGACCTTGAGCAGGTTTGCATATAATGGAAAACGATGCCCTTCTTCTTACA ACATTCTGGATAACAGCAAGATCATCAGTGAGGAGTGCCGGAATGAG ctcaaagCGCTCCTTCACCACTATTACCCAATTGAGATTGACCCACACCGGACCATCAAAGAGAAGTTACCTCATATGGTGGAGTG GTGGACCAAAGCACATGATCTCCTGTGCCAGCAGAAGATTCAGAAGTTTCAGATTGCCCAGGTGGTTAAGGAGTCCAATGCAATGCTTAG GGAGGGATACAAGACGTTCTTCAACACCCTCTACCAGAACAACATTCCCCTTTTCATCTTTTCCGCGGGCATTGGTGACATCCTGGAGGAGATTATCCGACAGATGAAAGTGTTCCACCCTAACATCCACATCGTGTCTAACTACATGGACTTTGATGAGGAC GGTTTCCTCCGGGGATTCAAGGGCCagctcatacacacatacaataaGAACAGCTCCGTTTGTGAGAACTCTGGGTACTTCCAGCAGCTTCAGGGGAAAACCAACATCCTCCTGCTGGGAGACTCCATGGGGGACCTCACTATGGCTGATGGGGTGCCTGGTGTGGAGAACATTCTCAAGATTGGCTTCTTAAATGACAAG GTGGAAGAGCGGCGGGAGCGCTACATGGACTCCTATGACATTGTGCTGGAGAAGGACGAGACACTGGACGTGGTCAACGGGCTGCTGCAGCACATCCTCCATCAGGGGGACTGGATAGAGATGCAGGGCTCCTGA